The Burkholderia cepacia ATCC 25416 genome includes a window with the following:
- a CDS encoding phospholipase D-like domain-containing protein, protein MTVSVRSYLSPTLVLLAFDWPDAASRADFLGFAIRRTPGFWSADGKTRAPDSWLPNRLTFDGPAAHTQGDAPTDQAPIQKFMWWDARIDPQDRGASFRYDVYPVVGTPANLQVLDAQAGVCDVVLPAHVEDGIGTWFNRAVVSSQAFAKQVAALGLAPNAAPSDAQALKLRTWLANDMEQVFAEMLDPASRAASAVYHLTDTLWALPAFEAFGRTHGEASLAIVYDAHTTARKGKPPLPSPNQPAVDALQGLATLAPRDRTHIMHDKFIVTDAASNPAPARVLTGSANFTTEGLTEQANVLHAFDSPELAALYNARAHALAGNPPIAATARLSPGWSEPMTIGSAQVRLAFSPEPAGQRTEIDTIVAAIAAAKHSVSFCLFMPTDAALRDACFAAGDRGLMMFGLVNRINAGSATKADAARQAGQTLDAATLANLELYHRSRDNRDVIDAAYFSPATVPQGFEPELRLFPGEPAPAFPPVVIHHKFIVIDAEGANPVVYTGSANMSRNSEQYNDENLLEIRDKRIAAIYLAEFLRLYEHYRARALAIDAKQPHGTGTGTGAHARLALAPDSSWAKKYYVAGSPEEKARIALASAAPTD, encoded by the coding sequence ATGACCGTCAGCGTGCGCAGCTATCTTTCCCCCACCTTGGTCCTGCTGGCCTTCGACTGGCCCGATGCGGCGTCGCGTGCCGATTTCCTCGGTTTCGCGATCCGGCGCACGCCGGGCTTCTGGTCGGCCGACGGCAAGACGCGCGCGCCGGACAGCTGGCTGCCGAACCGCCTGACGTTCGACGGCCCGGCCGCGCACACGCAGGGCGACGCGCCGACCGACCAGGCGCCGATCCAGAAATTCATGTGGTGGGACGCACGCATCGATCCGCAGGATCGCGGCGCATCGTTTCGCTACGACGTGTATCCGGTCGTCGGCACGCCGGCGAATCTGCAGGTACTCGACGCGCAAGCCGGCGTGTGCGACGTCGTGCTGCCCGCGCATGTCGAGGACGGCATCGGCACGTGGTTCAACCGCGCGGTGGTCAGTTCGCAGGCGTTCGCGAAGCAGGTGGCGGCGCTGGGCCTCGCGCCGAATGCGGCGCCGAGCGACGCGCAGGCGCTGAAGCTGCGCACCTGGCTCGCGAACGACATGGAGCAGGTGTTCGCGGAGATGCTCGATCCGGCATCGCGCGCGGCGTCGGCCGTCTATCACCTGACCGACACGCTGTGGGCGCTGCCCGCGTTCGAAGCGTTCGGGCGCACTCACGGCGAAGCATCGCTCGCGATCGTCTACGACGCGCACACGACGGCGCGCAAGGGCAAGCCGCCGCTACCGTCGCCGAACCAGCCGGCCGTCGATGCGCTGCAGGGGCTCGCGACGCTCGCGCCGCGCGACCGGACGCACATCATGCACGACAAGTTCATCGTGACCGATGCGGCGTCGAACCCGGCCCCCGCGCGCGTGCTGACCGGCTCCGCGAACTTCACGACCGAGGGGCTCACGGAGCAGGCGAACGTGCTGCACGCGTTCGATTCGCCCGAGCTTGCCGCGCTCTACAACGCGCGTGCGCATGCGCTGGCCGGGAATCCGCCGATCGCGGCGACCGCGCGGCTGTCGCCGGGCTGGTCGGAACCGATGACGATCGGCAGCGCGCAGGTGCGGCTCGCGTTTTCGCCGGAACCGGCGGGGCAGCGCACCGAGATCGACACGATCGTCGCCGCGATCGCGGCCGCGAAGCATTCGGTGTCGTTCTGCCTGTTCATGCCGACCGACGCGGCGCTGCGCGACGCGTGCTTCGCGGCCGGCGACCGCGGGCTGATGATGTTCGGGCTGGTGAACAGGATCAACGCCGGCAGCGCGACGAAGGCCGATGCCGCGCGGCAGGCCGGCCAGACGCTCGATGCGGCGACGCTCGCGAACCTCGAGCTGTATCACCGCAGCCGCGACAACCGCGACGTGATCGATGCCGCGTATTTCTCGCCGGCCACCGTGCCGCAGGGTTTCGAGCCCGAGCTGCGCCTCTTCCCGGGCGAGCCGGCGCCGGCCTTTCCGCCGGTCGTGATCCATCACAAGTTCATCGTGATCGATGCGGAAGGCGCGAATCCGGTCGTCTATACGGGCTCGGCGAACATGAGCCGCAATTCCGAGCAGTACAACGACGAGAACCTGCTCGAGATCCGCGACAAGCGGATCGCGGCGATCTATCTCGCGGAATTCCTGCGGCTTTACGAGCACTATCGTGCACGGGCGCTGGCGATCGATGCGAAGCAGCCGCACGGCACGGGCACCGGTACGGGCGCGCATGCGCGGCTCGCGCTTGCGCCCGATTCGAGCTGGGCGAAGAAGTACTACGTGGCGGGAAGCCCGGAAGAGAAGGCGCGGATCGCACTGGCGTCGGCCGCGCCGACGGACTGA
- a CDS encoding S10 family peptidase, translated as MGIDSASSGGVYPLHHGDHNSHGVPPTVNPVALSHGRDQPFFDPVAYGNGPDDSVTDTTEAAAITHHTILIDGKRIAYTATAGHLVTVDPSSSLPAAKLFYVAFTADGAKEETRPVTFFYNGGPGSSSVFVLLGSFAPKRIKTSMPGFTPPAPYQMEDNPDSMIDHSDLVFINPVGTGYSAAVAPNKNRNFWGVDQDADSLKQFIKRYLTKNNRWNSPKYLFGESYGTARSCVLAYKLHEDGVDLNGVTLQSSILDYRQAGNPVGALPTAAADAWYHKKLGVTPAPTDLGAFVEEVAQFARTDYLNALRTVPHANPAAVQKLSQYTGIDTATLQSWSLDIAGYDTRGNSLFLTTLLHAQGLALGSYDGRVTGISSGIAGKIDPNSGGNDPTMTAVTGVYTAMWNSYLNEQLKFTSNSAFTDLNDQAFQNWDFSHIDPTGAQQGIDAQGNVILYTAGDLAAVMALNVDLKVLSANGFYDFVTPFYQTVIDLQQMPLEDQKVRQNLSARFYPSGHMVYLDGGSRTALKRDLAAMYDATVSDTGARMRIRALQASKTGGHA; from the coding sequence ACCGTCAACCCGGTCGCGTTGAGCCACGGTCGTGACCAGCCGTTCTTCGATCCGGTCGCGTACGGCAACGGCCCCGACGATTCGGTGACCGACACCACCGAGGCGGCCGCGATCACGCATCACACGATCCTGATCGACGGGAAGCGCATCGCCTACACGGCGACGGCCGGCCATCTCGTGACGGTCGACCCGAGCAGTTCGCTGCCGGCCGCGAAGCTCTTTTATGTCGCGTTCACGGCCGACGGCGCGAAGGAAGAAACGCGGCCCGTGACGTTCTTCTACAACGGCGGGCCCGGCTCGTCGTCGGTGTTCGTGCTGTTGGGCTCGTTCGCGCCGAAGCGCATCAAGACGTCGATGCCGGGGTTCACGCCGCCCGCGCCGTACCAGATGGAAGACAACCCGGACAGCATGATCGACCACAGCGACCTGGTGTTCATCAACCCGGTCGGCACCGGCTATTCGGCGGCCGTCGCGCCGAACAAGAACCGCAACTTCTGGGGCGTCGACCAGGATGCGGATTCGCTGAAGCAGTTCATCAAGCGCTACCTGACGAAGAACAACCGCTGGAATTCGCCGAAATACCTGTTCGGCGAATCGTACGGCACCGCACGCAGCTGCGTGCTCGCGTACAAGCTGCACGAGGACGGCGTCGACCTGAACGGCGTCACGCTGCAATCGTCGATCCTCGACTACCGGCAGGCCGGCAACCCGGTCGGCGCGCTGCCGACCGCGGCGGCCGATGCGTGGTATCACAAGAAGCTCGGCGTCACGCCGGCGCCGACCGATCTCGGCGCGTTCGTCGAGGAAGTCGCGCAGTTCGCGCGCACCGACTACCTGAACGCGTTGCGCACGGTCCCGCATGCGAACCCGGCCGCCGTGCAGAAGCTGTCGCAATACACGGGCATCGATACGGCGACGCTGCAATCGTGGAGCCTCGATATCGCCGGCTACGACACGCGCGGCAATTCGCTGTTCCTGACGACGCTGCTGCATGCGCAGGGGCTCGCGCTCGGCTCGTACGACGGCCGCGTGACCGGGATCTCGTCGGGCATCGCCGGCAAGATCGACCCGAACTCGGGCGGCAACGATCCGACGATGACGGCCGTGACGGGCGTCTATACGGCGATGTGGAACAGCTACCTGAACGAGCAGCTGAAGTTCACGTCGAATTCCGCGTTCACCGACCTGAACGACCAGGCGTTCCAGAACTGGGATTTCAGCCACATCGATCCGACCGGCGCGCAGCAGGGTATCGATGCGCAGGGGAACGTGATCCTCTATACGGCCGGCGATCTCGCCGCGGTGATGGCGCTGAACGTCGACCTGAAGGTGCTGTCGGCGAACGGTTTCTACGATTTCGTCACGCCGTTCTACCAGACCGTGATCGACCTGCAGCAGATGCCGCTCGAGGACCAGAAGGTGCGGCAGAACCTGTCCGCGCGTTTTTATCCGTCGGGGCACATGGTGTATCTCGACGGCGGCTCGCGTACCGCGCTCAAGCGCGATCTCGCGGCGATGTACGACGCGACGGTGAGCGATACGGGGGCGCGGATGCGGATTCGCGCGCTGCAGGCGTCGAAGACGGGCGGGCACGCATAG
- the nadE gene encoding ammonia-dependent NAD(+) synthetase codes for MTSADYASRQRAIIAELNVAPHFDAEAEIDRRIDFLAQYLRSTGLRTYVLGISGGVDSSTAGRLAQLAVERLRADDYDARFIAMRLPNGVQNDEADAQRALAFVRADEVLTVDVKPAADAMLRSLVASGHAFDTPAQQDFVHGNIKARERMIAQYAVAGARRGIVIGTDHAAESLMGFFTKFGDGGADILPLAGLSKRRVRAVARALGGEELIVMKVPTADLEELRPLRPDEHAYGVTYDEIDDFLEGKPVEDRVYETVLRFFDASRHKRALPYTPFDWPAA; via the coding sequence ATGACATCCGCCGATTACGCCAGCCGCCAGCGCGCGATCATTGCCGAACTGAACGTTGCCCCGCACTTCGACGCCGAGGCCGAGATCGACCGCCGCATCGATTTCCTCGCGCAATATCTTCGTTCGACCGGCCTGCGGACCTACGTGCTCGGCATCAGCGGCGGCGTCGATTCGTCGACGGCCGGCCGGCTCGCGCAACTGGCGGTCGAGCGCCTGCGCGCCGACGACTACGATGCGCGCTTCATCGCGATGCGCTTGCCGAACGGCGTGCAGAACGACGAAGCCGATGCCCAGCGCGCGCTCGCGTTCGTGCGCGCGGACGAGGTGCTGACGGTCGACGTGAAGCCGGCCGCCGACGCGATGCTCCGCTCGCTGGTCGCCTCCGGCCACGCATTCGACACGCCGGCGCAGCAGGATTTCGTGCACGGCAACATCAAGGCGCGCGAGCGCATGATCGCGCAGTATGCGGTGGCCGGCGCACGGCGCGGCATCGTGATCGGTACCGACCATGCGGCCGAATCGCTGATGGGTTTCTTCACGAAGTTCGGCGACGGCGGCGCGGACATCCTGCCGCTCGCGGGCCTGAGCAAGCGGCGCGTCCGCGCGGTCGCGCGTGCGCTCGGCGGCGAGGAGCTGATCGTGATGAAGGTGCCGACGGCCGACCTCGAGGAGCTGCGCCCGCTGCGGCCCGATGAGCACGCGTACGGCGTGACCTACGACGAGATCGACGATTTCCTCGAGGGCAAGCCGGTCGAAGACCGCGTGTACGAAACGGTGCTGCGCTTCTTCGACGCTTCGCGCCACAAGCGCGCGCTGCCGTACACGCCGTTCGACTGGCCGGCCGCGTAA
- a CDS encoding DMT family transporter, whose product MLTSLVAAAFVALWSTGFIVARAIKPYADPNLFLLARFAGTAALFGAVALVARAPWPARREWPRHLIAGALLQGVYLGASYWAVAQGLNAGVMALLGALQPLATAVLAVPLFNERLPARGWLGMALGLAGVALVLAPKVTGGVAPAPGAAPAWLVVAVSVLAVGSITAGSLYQKGKLAQSDLRTAVAVQNFGAAIVAAVFVALLHETRWIGAPALWVSLVWGVVFLSGGAVTMLMWMLRRGNAARATSLLFLAPPLAALQGYWLFGETLAAIQLAGFALALVGVVLARR is encoded by the coding sequence ATGCTGACCTCGCTCGTCGCCGCCGCTTTCGTCGCACTCTGGTCCACCGGCTTCATCGTTGCGCGGGCCATCAAGCCCTACGCCGATCCCAACCTGTTCCTGCTCGCGCGTTTCGCGGGCACGGCCGCGCTGTTCGGCGCGGTGGCGCTCGTCGCGCGCGCGCCGTGGCCGGCCCGGCGCGAATGGCCGCGCCACCTGATCGCGGGCGCGCTGCTGCAGGGCGTCTATCTCGGCGCGAGCTACTGGGCCGTTGCGCAAGGGCTGAACGCAGGTGTCATGGCACTGCTCGGCGCACTGCAACCGCTCGCCACCGCCGTGCTCGCCGTACCGCTGTTCAACGAGCGCCTGCCCGCACGCGGCTGGCTCGGGATGGCGCTCGGGCTCGCCGGCGTCGCGCTCGTGCTGGCGCCGAAGGTGACGGGCGGTGTCGCGCCGGCGCCGGGCGCCGCGCCTGCGTGGCTCGTCGTCGCCGTCTCGGTGCTCGCGGTCGGGTCGATCACCGCCGGTTCGCTATACCAGAAGGGCAAGCTCGCGCAAAGCGACCTGCGCACGGCGGTTGCCGTGCAGAATTTCGGCGCGGCGATCGTCGCGGCCGTCTTCGTCGCGCTGCTTCACGAAACCCGCTGGATCGGCGCGCCGGCGTTGTGGGTGTCGCTGGTGTGGGGCGTCGTGTTCCTGTCCGGCGGCGCGGTCACGATGCTGATGTGGATGCTGCGCCGCGGCAACGCCGCGCGCGCGACGTCGCTGCTATTCCTCGCGCCGCCGCTGGCCGCGCTGCAGGGCTACTGGCTGTTCGGCGAAACGCTCGCGGCGATCCAGCTCGCCGGCTTCGCGCTCGCGCTGGTGGGCGTCGTGCTCGCACGGCGCTGA
- a CDS encoding DeoR/GlpR family DNA-binding transcription regulator, whose product MLAEQRHQFILSELGRSGALSVAELVRSLDVSRETVRRDLNALAARGLLVMTHGGALAADRREPSLSEREAANAEAKRTIGRRAAEFVPDDASVLIDSGSTPHAVALALADRHRLSIYTNDWRTAFVLARRNGNRVTLLGGELSDDEDATFGLDTIQQLAQYHVDFAFIGAGGITPDGEFTDYSRLAAEVRSRMIAAAGTAMIVADHSKFGRVTPVQINGTAAARYLVTERAPDKAVRRALTARGIELLVCD is encoded by the coding sequence ATGCTGGCGGAACAACGTCATCAATTCATCCTGTCGGAGCTCGGACGGTCGGGCGCATTGTCGGTCGCGGAACTCGTCCGCTCGCTCGACGTGTCGCGCGAGACCGTGCGGCGCGACCTGAACGCACTGGCCGCACGCGGCCTGCTCGTGATGACGCACGGCGGCGCGCTGGCCGCGGATCGCCGTGAGCCGAGCCTGTCGGAGCGCGAAGCCGCGAATGCCGAAGCGAAGCGCACGATCGGGCGGCGCGCGGCCGAGTTCGTGCCCGACGATGCCTCGGTGCTGATCGATTCGGGCAGCACGCCGCATGCGGTTGCGCTCGCGCTCGCCGACCGGCACCGGCTGTCGATCTACACGAACGACTGGCGCACCGCGTTCGTGCTCGCGCGACGCAACGGCAATCGCGTGACGTTGCTCGGCGGCGAGCTGTCCGACGACGAGGACGCCACCTTCGGGCTCGACACGATCCAGCAGCTTGCGCAGTACCACGTCGATTTCGCGTTCATCGGCGCCGGCGGCATCACGCCCGACGGCGAATTCACCGACTACTCGCGGCTCGCGGCCGAGGTGCGCAGCCGGATGATCGCGGCGGCCGGCACGGCGATGATCGTCGCCGATCATTCGAAATTCGGCCGCGTGACGCCGGTGCAGATCAACGGCACGGCCGCCGCCCGCTATCTCGTGACCGAGCGCGCGCCCGACAAGGCCGTGCGCCGCGCGCTGACCGCGCGCGGGATCGAGCTGCTCGTGTGCGACTGA